The genomic window TCAATTCAAAAGTGTTAATGTATCGCACAAGTTTATTTGAAGACGCTGATAATCAAAGTAAATTCAAAACTGAATATGGATATGATCTACAAGTACCTACTACATGGGAAGAATATCTTGATGTTGCAGCATTTTTTACAGACGCTGATAGTAACTTCTTTGGTACTGCAGTATACGGTGCTAATAATGGGGATACAGTTTGTTCTTGGTTAGACCATGCTGCACAAGCTGGAGCGGGACCACTTGTGTTAGATGGTGATAATGTATTAATTGATGAACAAGCATATGTTGATGCAGCTAATTTTATGAAAGAACAATTTGACGCTGGAAATGTTCCAGTAGATTCACTATCAAATGCATCAGGTGAAGTAATTAATTACTTTACAAATGGTCAACTAGCAATGATGTTAAATTGGTCACATTTTTATCCAATGGCTAAAGAAAAATTAGGTGGAGATGTCAGTGTCGCTCCTATGATTGGGGGAAGTGCTGGTGTTGGTGCAACAACGGGTCCTTGGTATCAATCAGTATTGAAAGATTCCGAAAATAAAGATATTGCAATTGAATATGTCAAATTTATGTATGACCATAATGGCGATTACATGGAAGCGGCTCTTAAAATTGCTGGTAGAGAATCAGTATATAAAGAGTATTCTAAAGTTGATGGTAATGAGCATTTATCAGCAGTTTTATTGACTTTAGAATCTCCTGCATCTGGAAACAGACCAAATACACCTTATTGGACTGAAATTGAGCAAGTATTGGCTGATGCTGTACATGATGTGATTGCTGGTGATATATCTGCAGAGAATTCTATGGCACAAGCAAAAGCAGAAATTGAAAAAATCATTAATAGAAATAAAAAGTAATCCAATGTATATGGTGCAACTAATTGTTGTCACCATATATTTATTTAAGGAGAAATAAGTATGAGATTAATTTCGAGAAAAACATTAGCATTATTTTTCTTGCCTGGTGCGATTTTTATGGTGATGTTTTTGATTTACCCGATTATAAAAATGGCTTTTGATAGTTTTTATGAATTTGATATTTATACTAATACTAAAAGTTTTGTTGGTTTTGAAAACTATGTAGCAGCTTTTACCCAGCCTGACTTTCTTGAACCGTTAAAAAACACTCTAATATATGTAATTGCAGCTGTTACATTTGAAACAATAATAGGATTGCTTATAGCGTTAGTAGTAGAAATTGAATTCAAGGGAAGTAAAATCATTAGATCACTGTTATTATCACCTCTTATGATTGCGCCGTTAATTGCTGGTCTAACATGGAGGTTAATGTTTAATTCAAATTTTGGGATTATTAATGAGATTTTAAAAAATATAGGAATACTTGATAGGTCGGATACCATAACTTGGCTCGCGGATAAAAACTTAGCGTTGGCAGCGACCATCGTTGCTGATATATGGTTGACTGTGCCGTTTATGATGCTAATGTGTTTAGCTGGTTTGCAAAGTATAGATAAAAGTATGATAGAAGCTGCGAAAATTGATGGTGCAAACTTTTTTCAAATATTGTTCAGTATAAAAATTCCAGCTATGAAAGCTATTCTACTTACAGCGATTGCAGTAAGAACGATTGATGCTGCTAGAACGTTTGACATAGTGTATGTAATGGCCGAGGAACAAGTTGACTTACTAAGTACTGTCATATATAAAACATTGGTTAAATATCATCACACTGGCTATGCATCTGCAATGGCGCTCATATTTATTGCAATACTTGTTGTTTTCACTTTAGTATTCTTGCAAAATCTATGGCGTCCTTCAAAGAAAGTGTAGGTGTAAGACTATGAAAAATAAAAAAAATACTAATTATGCATTGATTATACTAGCCGTAGCCGTGTTAGTAATATGGTTATTTCCTTATTTATATCTAGTTTCATCTGCTTTTAAACCGAGTGGGGAAGTATTTTCAACTCCCGTGAAATTTTTCCCATCAAGAATTTCACTTGAGAACTTTGTTGCTATGTTTGAAAGAATGCCGTTCTTTAAATATTTGGGGAATAGCATTATTGCTGCCGTATGTTCTACTGCTATAGCCGTTTTTTTAGGGTCGCTATCAGCCTATGCGATAGCAAGAACTTCAGGGCAAAAATTATCTGTACTACTTCTGGTGATGGTGTTGGTTATGAAAATGATACCAACCTCGAGTATAGCAGTGCCAATTTATGAAATAATTATGAATTTTAAATTGTATGATACGAGAATAGCGCTAATTATTGTGTATGCAGCTATTAACATGCCATTCGTAATTTGGATGATGATAAGCTTTTATTCCAATATTCCTATAGAGCTTGATGAAGCAGCGGCCATTGATGGTGCTAGTAACTTTACAACATTTAGAACGGTTGTATTGCCGATTGTTATGCCAGGTATTGCTTCTGCATCCATTTTCACATTGTTTTTAGCGCTGAATGATTTCTTGGTTTCTTTATTACTTACAAGTGTAAATGCAAAAACATTTACTGTTGCCATAAGTGAATTTGTAAACTCTTACAATTATGACTTAGGACCGATGATGGCTGGAGCATTCTTATTCAGTTTTCCAGTCATAATTATATCTATAGTTGCTCAAAAATATATAGTAAGTGGGATGACATCAGGTTCAATCAAATAAAGGATTACAGAGGAAGCAATGGATAAATTTAATCTGGCCAGCAGCTTTGTTAGTCTTTATAAAAAACGACTCTTTGTCTTGACTACCGAAGTGATTTCCTTTGGCTCGAATCTTAGGGAACTGTTGTAGACTGAACTCGAGGATGCGAGAAAACCATAAAGTTGGTTTGGAAGATTGTGAGATTTTAATAATACTACGTTTGTTGTTTCTGAAACATATTTTTATACAGAATGGTTTAGATAAAGCTTAGTGAAGATATCAGACCGACCCTTCTGTTTGCTTACGCCTGAGTGTCCTCTAGTTACCAAAAAGTGAGGAACTTTGAGTGTAATTACATTCCAGAAAAGAAGCGGTAGAAGCATTGATATTAGGGTAATGTTCATACTTTTGGCTTACGATATAGCAATGTCAAGTTGATTTTTAATTTGAAGGAGAATTATTATGGCTAGTAAAAATTATTACGACGTAACAGAATGGCCTGTCGGTAATCCGTATGAAGATATTGGTGAGGTAATTAATAGCATTATAGCGGATATTAAAAGTAGGCAAACGAACACTGATGTGAATAAAGGCGGGAAGCCCGGAGCGGTTATCTATATTCCACCAGGAGATTATCATCTATGCAGTCAAGTGGTTATAGACATCAGTTTTCTTAAAATTATGGGATCTGGACACGGGTTTACATCTTCGAGTATTCGTTTTAATACTCCTGAGAGTGAATGGGCGAATTTACATGAATTGTGGCCGGGAGGAAGTCGCATACTCGTAGATATTCCCCTAGAAGAAAATGACGAGGAATATAAAGGAGCTGCCTTTTATGTTGAACGAAGTGGAGATCCCCGAATAAGTTCGGTCGAGTTTTCTAACTTTTGTATAGATGGTTTGCATTTTAATGATGATGGTTCGGGAGACACAAATCCGGAAAACACATACACTAACGGGAAAACGGGAATTTATGTTGCAAGCGCTTGTGATTCGTTTCGGATTACAGGCATGGGGTTTGTGTATTTAGAGCATGGAATTACTATTTATCATGCAGATGCACTGACTATACATGATAATTTCATAGCTGAATGTGGCAACTGTATAGAACTGCGAGGTTGGGGGCAGGCTTCAAAAATAACCGATAACTTGATAGGAGCCGGTTTTAAAGGATATTCAATATACGCTCAAAATTTTGGGGGACTTTTGATTTCAACGAATAATGTTTTTCCAAGAGGTGCGAGCAGTATCTATTTTGATGGTGTGACACGCTCCAGTATCACAAATAATAGACTTCATTCATTTTATCCAGGAATGGTTGTATTCAGGGAGAATTGTTCTGAAAACTTGGTTTCTTCCAATCACTTTTTACGTGACCATGAACCTTGGGCTCCTTTTCTGGGAATAGACAATGGCTTAGATGATTTGTATGGTCTCCTCTATATCAGTGGGAATAATAATACTGTAATTGCTAATCACTTTTCTGAAGTAATTAATACTGAGAATATCAAGCCGGTAGGTGCTACACCCGTAATCATACGTATTGTTTCGGGTAATGGAAATTATATTTCTAATAATCATGTTGTTGCTACCAACGTTCATGCCAAGATAAGTGATTCTTGTTACTCTGCGCAAGTAGAAGCTTTGTTAACTACCGAAGCATCAGAGCAGTTGACTGTAACAACAGTATTAGTAGAAAAAGAATCGCTTGAAAATACGATTCTTGATTCGGGAACTGACAAACATGTTGTTGTCGACAAAACTGTAAATGCATTTAGAGCTACTCCAACGCCAGGAGTATAAATAGTGTGACAGCGAATAGGGAAAAATGAAGATTTATGACAATTAATTGTGAATAGATGAGCACAGTCATTCTCCAGCGCCTAGCCAGTTTTTTATCTATGGATGATCTCCCTTGAGTATCTTGTGAAAAGCATGGTATAAAAAAAGATGCTTTTCACGACTTGAGGTCTTAAGTCGCCCCCTCCGGAGGGCAAGGCCCATCCTGCGGGTAACGGCTTAAGCTTGTCGGGGCGAGCAAGGCGCTTGCACTTTTCTTATCTTCCACATATGAATGGAAGGAGTAACGAAATGATGATAATAAACAATAAATTTAGACATACGTTTCACTTAATGCCTAAGTATGGATGGATGAACGATCCGAATGGTTTTTCAGAATATAATGGAATCTATCATCTGTTCTATCAATATTATCCATATGGAACAGAGTGGGGTCCTATGCACTGGGCTCATGCTGTCAGCGAAGACTTAATTACTTGGAAGCATTTAGACATCGCGCTAGCCCCCAGTTTAGAATTTGATAGGAATGGAATTTTTTCAGGAAGTGCCTTACAGGTTGGTAATGAACATTGGCTTTACTATACAGGGCATACTGATACGTATTTAGATAAAGCTTATGACCCATCTTTCAAAAAAATAGAAGAGGAAGTAAAGGAAGATCAGCCTATTATTAGACAAGTTCAATGTCTAGCAACCTCAAAAGATGGTGAAAATTATACAAAGCTAAATAAACCTGTGATTGGTACAGAGCAATTACCTAAATTCATTAAACCGGAGGATTTCAGAGATCCAAAGGTATGGATGCATCATGAAACATTCTATATGGTTGTTGGGGCTAAGAGTGTAAACGACGAAGGGCATGTCTTGTTCTTTCAATCAAGTGATGGACTAAAATGGGATTACTTAAATAATCTGTCATTAGGTCGAGAGTATGGAACTGTATGGGAATGTCCGGATTTATTTGAACTTGATGGAAAGCATGTGTTAATGTTTTCTCCTCAATTTAAACCTAGAATGGGACATAAGTTCGAAAATGTTTATTCAACAATGGCATTAATTGGATCATTTAATTATGAATCAGGTGAGTTCACCATAGAGTCAGAAAAAGAACTTGACCAAGGCTTTGATTACTACGCGACGCAATCACTTTTAAATTCTAAAGGTGAAAGAATAACAGTTGCTTGGATGAATATGTGGTTAATAAAATACCCCTTACATGAAGGGAACCATGGTTGGAACGGTTCGATGACTCTACCACGAGTATTATCTTGTGAAAATGGAGTTTTGAAGCAAAACCCCATTAAAGAAATTGAGAAGTATAGAAAAAATAAAATATCGCATCATGAGATGGTTATTGATGGTGAATTAAAGAATGAACATTTCAATGGTTATTGTCAGGAATTTGAAATGAAAATTGATATGTCAAGCTCAACAGAATTTGAGATTAGGTTGTATGAATCAGAGGATGAGAGATTTATTATTAAATTAGACAAGAAAAACAGTTTCATTTCAATGAATCGTTTTTATACTAAACTTCCATCAATGTCTACAATTAGCCCTCATGACTTCACGAGAAGTTGTCCTGTTCAATTAGATGACAAAGTGACATTAAGAATTTTCGTTGATGTATCTTCTGTTGAAGTGTTTATTAATGATGGAGAAGAAGTAATGACATCTTTATTTTTTTCAGAAAAGCATAGTGATGCTGTCGTGTTTGCTTCTATTGGGAAGACAGTTATTAGTGAATTTAACAAATATGAAATAGAGGTAAAATAGATGAAACGTGTTGTTACGATGGGAGAAGTGTTAATTGACTTTATTCCGAGTAAAAAAGACTGTTTGTTGAAAGAAGTTGAATCGTTCTCTAAGAAACCAGGGGGAGCACCGGCAAATGTAGCAGCGTGTGTTTCAAGATTGGGTGGAAATGCGAAATTCATTGGGCAAGTAGGTGATGATGCATTTGGTGACTTTCTTTTAGATGTTCTTATGGAAGAAAAAATCAATGTTGATCATGTCTATAAAACGAAAGAGGCAAATACGGCTTTAGCATTTGTATCATTACGAGCTGATGGAGAACGTGATTTCTCATTTTACAGAAAACCAAGTGCTGATATGTTGTTGAGTGAAGAAAAAGTAGATAAAAGCATATTTAGTAGTAATGATATCCTTCATTTTTGCAGTGTGGATTTAATCGAAGCGCCTGTTAAATATGCACATATAAAAGCGATTAACGTTGTGAAAGAATTAGGTGGATTGATAAGTTTTGATCCAAATGTGCGACTACCTCTATGGGAGAATCATGAAGAATGTCGTCAAACTATTTGTGACTTTATTCCATACGCTGATATATTAAAAATTAGTGATGATGAACTTCTATTCATAACGAATCAAAAGGATGAAGAGAGTGCACTAAAAAGAATAAAAGAACTAAATCCACAATTGACATTTCTTATAATCACAAGAGGTGGAGAAGGTGTAGATGCTTGGTATGACGGTGTTCATACGTTTGTTCCTGGATTCAAAGTAAATGTTTTAGACACAACTGGTGCAGGAGATTCCTTTATTGGCGCGTTTTTATTTGCATTATCTCAAGGTGCTGATTTCCGTATAAATGAAATTTTAAAATTCTCAAATGCAGTAGGTGCTCTTACAACGATGAGAGAAGGAGCTATTAGTGCTTTACCAACATATGATGAAGTTAAACAATTCATAGATTCCTAGGCAGAGTGGGGACGGTTCTCATGCTGCCATCTGTGATTTCTCTGTATGGAACTTGTCTTTTTACTCCCATAAGAGCAGAGTTCACATTCGCCTTCTTTTGACATGTTACTTATTACATGAATTAACTACCGAACAGATATCTAATCAAACGTTTGTTTAGATATTTGTTCGGTATTTTTATTATAGGTCATGCTTATTTGAATATCACATTTAGGCACCTATGGAGGGTTTTAGCATATATATGTGATTAGGCTAAATCGATGTGTCCTTATTAAAGTTAAACAATTTTTATAGATTATTATATAAATTAAGAGGAGGTAAATAATGGTTGATTGGACAAAAGCCAATGATGAAGAATTACGAGAATTTTTAGATGAGATCGATATTAAAAATATGCGTTCTTGGTTATTACGTTTTTCTCCAGCCGAGCTACCCCACCATAACGGTGACGTAACAAGGTTTATTCAGTCCCACCAGGGAAAATAAACCCTTAAATATTTTCAGCAGTAGCTATGACAATGGAAATAATTATGCACGCTGTAACGGGAGATTTATTGATTTTATGAAAAGGCCTATGGTTGATTTATTTACTCCACAAAAATTGGAGGACTTGATTAATTTTCAGACAAGCAATCTCATATTTCTCAGAGTGCTAGATGGGCCGATATTGGTGTAAATGTCTTCGCTAATAAAATGATGAATATCCATGGGGACTTTTTAATATGTTGTAAAAAAGAACAGTATGGTGAGTAACGGATTGGCTACCTTTTGAAACCAGGTCCTTACCGCTTTTTAATCTAATGTGTGAGCTATTGCCTGATGCATGAGCTGGAATTTTCTTTAGTATAGGTTGTTATATTTTGTTTTGTTTTGGTTTATTTATTTTAGATGAACCCCCAAATAGATTTTTTCCCACATCTTTTCCCATTCCAACCCGTAATTTTAAATCATCAATGCTTTAAAAACTCGAATACTTGAACTATTTTCTTTCGTGTAAGGTACATGTCTAATGGGCGTGAGGAGGGTACAATTTTCAGTAATAATTGCTACACTCTTTATAGCTGTCTCGGATGATGTTGTCATTTGAATCACTTTTCTGATTTTCCATTAAAGAGGGCTTAAGCTGCTACTAAGTTAATAAATACTTCTAAACATTGATGCCATTCATGGAAAGGAGTGCCGGTATGTCAAGAAAGACATTCATAAGCATATTAGCATTACTTCTAGTATTTTCTATTAGTTTAGTAGGGTGTAGTAATCAGGAATCAATGTCACCAGCAGAGGATAGTGAGCCTAAGGATTCGGAAGTAGTACAGCACAATGGTGAAAATGAAGAGGGAATAGAAGAACAAAGTGACATAAAAGAAGAAAAACAAGCTGAAACAAAATACGAAGAAGAAAAGACAGAAGAAGTAGGAGAAGTTCAAGAAGCAAGTGAAGACGCAGAAGATAATCGATCATTGAATGAAGAAAGCAACGAAGAAAACATTAGTGAAAGCAACGCAGGAGGCAGTGAAGAAACCAATACAGAAAGTTTGAAGGAACATCAAGAAAACGTAGTGTATATTAGTGTTAACAGGCTTAATGTCAGAACGGATAGCAGGGCCGACAGTAAAACCCTAGGAAGCTTAGGCAAGGGTAATGAGGTCACAGTTATTGAAGAAGTTAAAAACGAAGAAACAACGTGGTACAAGATTCGATATGAGAATGCAGAGGGTAGTAATGAAGGTTGGGTTTCATCTGAATATACAGTGAAGGACATACATGAACTTCTTTCATCGCCAACTATTTTTCAGGATGAAGAAATGAATACGTATTTTACATCATCGACTCTTTTTGATGACCATACAGTTATAGCTTATTACGGGCATCCCAATTCAGAAATCATGGGCATTGTAGGGCGTCACTCTAAGGAAGAGCTTATATCCCTTCTCCAAAAGACCTCAGAAAAATATGATGCTGTTAACGAAGATAAGAGCGTTATCCCAGCGATATATCTTGTTTACGGGACAGTCCAGCCTAGGGGCGAAATTAGTACAATGAGTTTTGATCTTGTGATGTCATATATTGAGACGGCCTATAAAAATGGTGTCTTA from Bacillus sp. HMF5848 includes these protein-coding regions:
- a CDS encoding SH3 domain-containing protein, with protein sequence MSRKTFISILALLLVFSISLVGCSNQESMSPAEDSEPKDSEVVQHNGENEEGIEEQSDIKEEKQAETKYEEEKTEEVGEVQEASEDAEDNRSLNEESNEENISESNAGGSEETNTESLKEHQENVVYISVNRLNVRTDSRADSKTLGSLGKGNEVTVIEEVKNEETTWYKIRYENAEGSNEGWVSSEYTVKDIHELLSSPTIFQDEEMNTYFTSSTLFDDHTVIAYYGHPNSEIMGIVGRHSKEELISLLQKTSEKYDAVNEDKSVIPAIYLVYGTVQPRGEISTMSFDLVMSYIETAYKNGVLVYLDHQIGKHDPVNAINETLPFLRFPNVHLAIDPEWRTDKPMKEVGYVTGEELNAIQNKMREYMTTNEIEGKRQLVFHQFLDSMIHDIEAVSVDYDPVWLVHNTSGWGPPEGKIATHTRNAKATNIPYKGFKLWYFYSNKPGVHFDNPLMTPEQVLELNPAPGLIIYQ
- a CDS encoding sucrose-6-phosphate hydrolase, which translates into the protein MMIINNKFRHTFHLMPKYGWMNDPNGFSEYNGIYHLFYQYYPYGTEWGPMHWAHAVSEDLITWKHLDIALAPSLEFDRNGIFSGSALQVGNEHWLYYTGHTDTYLDKAYDPSFKKIEEEVKEDQPIIRQVQCLATSKDGENYTKLNKPVIGTEQLPKFIKPEDFRDPKVWMHHETFYMVVGAKSVNDEGHVLFFQSSDGLKWDYLNNLSLGREYGTVWECPDLFELDGKHVLMFSPQFKPRMGHKFENVYSTMALIGSFNYESGEFTIESEKELDQGFDYYATQSLLNSKGERITVAWMNMWLIKYPLHEGNHGWNGSMTLPRVLSCENGVLKQNPIKEIEKYRKNKISHHEMVIDGELKNEHFNGYCQEFEMKIDMSSSTEFEIRLYESEDERFIIKLDKKNSFISMNRFYTKLPSMSTISPHDFTRSCPVQLDDKVTLRIFVDVSSVEVFINDGEEVMTSLFFSEKHSDAVVFASIGKTVISEFNKYEIEVK
- a CDS encoding carbohydrate ABC transporter permease → MKNKKNTNYALIILAVAVLVIWLFPYLYLVSSAFKPSGEVFSTPVKFFPSRISLENFVAMFERMPFFKYLGNSIIAAVCSTAIAVFLGSLSAYAIARTSGQKLSVLLLVMVLVMKMIPTSSIAVPIYEIIMNFKLYDTRIALIIVYAAINMPFVIWMMISFYSNIPIELDEAAAIDGASNFTTFRTVVLPIVMPGIASASIFTLFLALNDFLVSLLLTSVNAKTFTVAISEFVNSYNYDLGPMMAGAFLFSFPVIIISIVAQKYIVSGMTSGSIK
- a CDS encoding extracellular solute-binding protein; its protein translation is MKKLLFSLLTLFLLVGMTACGSSESSSKDAGKDASKDVTLTILVEAGSPGEMVAKETKAEFEAANPGVTLVVDAVPYSGIYDKLSTEIKSGNIIHDVATLDVLWLSAFKNGIEPLNSYVTDEMTADFLPTMLNGATLDGELLGMPMWINSKVLMYRTSLFEDADNQSKFKTEYGYDLQVPTTWEEYLDVAAFFTDADSNFFGTAVYGANNGDTVCSWLDHAAQAGAGPLVLDGDNVLIDEQAYVDAANFMKEQFDAGNVPVDSLSNASGEVINYFTNGQLAMMLNWSHFYPMAKEKLGGDVSVAPMIGGSAGVGATTGPWYQSVLKDSENKDIAIEYVKFMYDHNGDYMEAALKIAGRESVYKEYSKVDGNEHLSAVLLTLESPASGNRPNTPYWTEIEQVLADAVHDVIAGDISAENSMAQAKAEIEKIINRNKK
- a CDS encoding carbohydrate ABC transporter permease, whose product is MRLISRKTLALFFLPGAIFMVMFLIYPIIKMAFDSFYEFDIYTNTKSFVGFENYVAAFTQPDFLEPLKNTLIYVIAAVTFETIIGLLIALVVEIEFKGSKIIRSLLLSPLMIAPLIAGLTWRLMFNSNFGIINEILKNIGILDRSDTITWLADKNLALAATIVADIWLTVPFMMLMCLAGLQSIDKSMIEAAKIDGANFFQILFSIKIPAMKAILLTAIAVRTIDAARTFDIVYVMAEEQVDLLSTVIYKTLVKYHHTGYASAMALIFIAILVVFTLVFLQNLWRPSKKV
- a CDS encoding NosD domain-containing protein, with translation MASKNYYDVTEWPVGNPYEDIGEVINSIIADIKSRQTNTDVNKGGKPGAVIYIPPGDYHLCSQVVIDISFLKIMGSGHGFTSSSIRFNTPESEWANLHELWPGGSRILVDIPLEENDEEYKGAAFYVERSGDPRISSVEFSNFCIDGLHFNDDGSGDTNPENTYTNGKTGIYVASACDSFRITGMGFVYLEHGITIYHADALTIHDNFIAECGNCIELRGWGQASKITDNLIGAGFKGYSIYAQNFGGLLISTNNVFPRGASSIYFDGVTRSSITNNRLHSFYPGMVVFRENCSENLVSSNHFLRDHEPWAPFLGIDNGLDDLYGLLYISGNNNTVIANHFSEVINTENIKPVGATPVIIRIVSGNGNYISNNHVVATNVHAKISDSCYSAQVEALLTTEASEQLTVTTVLVEKESLENTILDSGTDKHVVVDKTVNAFRATPTPGV
- a CDS encoding carbohydrate kinase — its product is MKRVVTMGEVLIDFIPSKKDCLLKEVESFSKKPGGAPANVAACVSRLGGNAKFIGQVGDDAFGDFLLDVLMEEKINVDHVYKTKEANTALAFVSLRADGERDFSFYRKPSADMLLSEEKVDKSIFSSNDILHFCSVDLIEAPVKYAHIKAINVVKELGGLISFDPNVRLPLWENHEECRQTICDFIPYADILKISDDELLFITNQKDEESALKRIKELNPQLTFLIITRGGEGVDAWYDGVHTFVPGFKVNVLDTTGAGDSFIGAFLFALSQGADFRINEILKFSNAVGALTTMREGAISALPTYDEVKQFIDS